CGTGCCAGGGCCTATGAATTTAGCCGCATAATCCCCAAAGCTTCCCGTAGTGGGATAAACGCTAGCCAATTCGCCTAAAGAGAGCATGATGCAATAGACCACAAGCCCTCCAAAACCATAAGCGATCAAGGTCCCTAAAGGGCCAGCGCTCGCAATATTACCCCCAGTGCCTACAAAAAGCCCTGTGCCGATCGCTCCCCCAAAGGCAATCATTAAGAGATGGCGCATTTTCATGTCTCTTTTAAGTTCGCCTTGTTTTTGCGTGGTATTTTGATGCGTTATCTTTTGATTGTCCATGCGACACCTCCTTAGATTGAAAATAAAAATAGCTTGAATTATAACAAAAATAAAATAAAATGATTTTTTTAATTGAATATTGAAAATAAAATTTAAAAAAAACGAAAGAATGCTAAAGTTAATGTTTATCAATATTTGATGAGAGCGGATTTTTAAGGTATTTTCTTAAAGAACGCTAAAAACTTCTTTTAAAACATTAAGATTTATAATATTTAATCGTGTAATCTATCCCCGAATAAAGGGTTAAAAAAACCGCTATGGCCACAAGCACATAAGAGTAAGTTAAATTGGCTAATAAAGCGCCAATCGCCACGACTTGAGACACGGTTTTATACTTGCCTAACGCATTGACAGGAATATCCTTTTTTTCATTAGCGGCTAAGACTCTAAGCCCTGAAATAAAAAATTCACGCCCTAAAATCACAAACGGGATCCACGCATTCACACGATCCAAATAAACTAACCCTAAAAACGCGCTCAAAATAAGGATTTTATCCGCTAAAGGGTCAAAGATTTCCCCAAAGCGCGATTTGGCTTTATAGCTTCTAGCGATGTAGCCGTCCAATAAATCCGTGAGCGCGGCAAACAAAAAAACCAATGAAGAGATCATGTTGATGTGAAAGGGGGTTAAAAAACTGAAATAAGTGTGCGTGTTTAACAATAAAAATAATAAAAATAAGGATAAGACAATGCGTAAAATCGTTAAAAAATTAGGCAGGAGTTTTAAAACTTTCATGCTTTCAAAAAGACTTGTGAAAAATTCAAAAACGCACGCCCCAAAAAGCCAAGCGCCACACACATTAAAATCACAGCGATCGTTAAAAAAATGATAACTAACGCTTGCACTAAAACCCCTAAAAGAGCCAGCATGAAACTAAAAAGCAATAACCTAAAACCGCTTAAAAAAAACCTTTCTTGCGTGTAAAGGCTCAATTCTCTATAGAGTTTGTGCAAATAAAAAATAGAAACACCATTACCGATTAGTGAAAGGGCGTTACTGGCGTTAGGGACAAGATAGCTTAAAAGAGCGC
This DNA window, taken from Helicobacter pylori, encodes the following:
- the pgsA gene encoding CDP-diacylglycerol--glycerol-3-phosphate 3-phosphatidyltransferase, with protein sequence MKVLKLLPNFLTILRIVLSLFLLFLLLNTHTYFSFLTPFHINMISSLVFLFAALTDLLDGYIARSYKAKSRFGEIFDPLADKILILSAFLGLVYLDRVNAWIPFVILGREFFISGLRVLAANEKKDIPVNALGKYKTVSQVVAIGALLANLTYSYVLVAIAVFLTLYSGIDYTIKYYKS